A single region of the Bacillus sp. DX3.1 genome encodes:
- a CDS encoding transposase, which yields MVKKVDTFQTYSNELKIQVVKSYLNGEGSQSAIAKKYKLKSRTQLMNWVRKYQETGDISDLRRNNGGNSGLKTP from the coding sequence ATGGTTAAAAAAGTAGATACATTTCAAACGTATTCAAATGAATTAAAGATACAAGTTGTAAAAAGTTATTTAAATGGTGAGGGTAGCCAATCAGCTATAGCTAAGAAATATAAGCTGAAAAGTAGAACACAGTTAATGAATTGGGTTCGGAAATATCAAGAAACAGGCGACATTTCAGATTTACGAAGAAACAACGGTGGTAATAGTGGTTTAAAAACCCCTTGA
- a CDS encoding IS3 family transposase encodes MEELRSQYKVTWLVIIAQLNRSSYYKWRSTCIQRQLRLSKDYTLREQIQAIHIKHKEYGYPRMKVALRDAGFLVSHKKVYRLMRELQIQSIIRKKRRFFKGKSSKVFPNVVEQQFRNRKPNEVLVTDITYLSFKDKFLYLSVVQDIYNNEIVAWKLSHRNDLQLVLKTLGLAAQKEMCMEPSSTQIKDSNIHLVLIIMRLNN; translated from the coding sequence ATTGAAGAACTACGTTCTCAATATAAAGTAACATGGCTTGTCATCATTGCGCAGTTAAATCGCTCTAGTTACTATAAGTGGCGCTCAACATGTATACAAAGACAATTACGCCTTTCAAAAGATTATACACTGCGTGAACAGATTCAGGCTATTCATATAAAACACAAGGAATACGGTTATCCTCGCATGAAAGTTGCCTTGCGAGATGCTGGATTTTTAGTGAGCCACAAAAAGGTATACAGACTTATGCGAGAACTCCAAATTCAATCAATCATCCGTAAAAAGCGACGCTTTTTCAAAGGTAAATCCTCAAAGGTTTTTCCAAATGTAGTAGAACAACAATTCCGAAATCGAAAGCCAAATGAGGTACTTGTTACAGATATCACTTATTTGTCATTCAAAGATAAATTTCTCTATTTATCAGTCGTTCAAGACATTTATAACAATGAAATCGTAGCTTGGAAACTCTCGCATCGCAATGATTTACAACTTGTTCTAAAAACATTAGGTTTAGCAGCACAAAAAGAGATGTGTATGGAACCATCATCCACTCAGATCAAGGATTCCAATATACATCTCGTGCTTATTATCATGCGCCTCAACAACTAG
- a CDS encoding IS3 family transposase has translation MYGTIIHSDQGFQYTSRAYYHAPQQLGAIGSHSRKGNCHDNACIESFFSHFKSEMFNLNSYQNEKELIQTIETYIYHYNYKRFQKDSTIELQLNIEFRWLHSLFYSCLLDGGKTRVHPPSVWTYSIKYDSVRNLLSSMFFFIYLHQNPKTPSFPMILQKE, from the coding sequence GTGTATGGAACCATCATCCACTCAGATCAAGGATTCCAATATACATCTCGTGCTTATTATCATGCGCCTCAACAACTAGGTGCCATCGGCAGCCACTCTCGCAAAGGAAACTGCCATGATAATGCTTGCATTGAATCATTCTTCTCTCATTTTAAATCTGAAATGTTTAATCTTAATTCTTATCAAAACGAGAAAGAACTCATTCAAACAATTGAAACCTACATCTATCACTATAATTACAAACGATTTCAAAAAGACTCAACCATCGAGCTCCAATTGAATATCGAATTTCGATGGCTGCATAGTCTTTTTTACAGTTGTCTACTTGACGGGGGTAAGACCAGAGTTCATCCACCGAGTGTTTGGACTTATAGCATAAAATACGATTCCGTTAGGAATCTACTATCATCCATGTTCTTCTTCATATATTTGCACCAGAATCCAAAAACGCCATCCTTTCCTATGATTCTACAGAAAGAATAG
- a CDS encoding serine hydrolase domain-containing protein — protein MKTRSQITFASLALLIAGSSLLYTTPTSIVKAEPAQNVSSSLQTSTERDRNSVKQAMRDTLQLGIPGILAKTSEGGKTWSYAAGIADLSTKKPMKTDFRFRIGSVTKTFTATVVLQLAGENRLNLDDSIEKWLPGVIQGNGYDAKQITIRQILNHTSGIAEYSRSKDFDLMDTKKSYTAEELVKMGISLPPDFAPGKGWSYSNTGYVLLGILIEKVTGNSYAEEIENRIVEPLELSNTFLPGNSSVIPGTKHARGYVQPDGASELKDVTYYNPSMGRSAGEMISTASDLNKFFSALLGGKLLKENEQKQMFTSVPTGGKDFGDGYGLGIYETKLPNGVSVWGHGGSIPGFCTFVGGTLGGTHTLSVNINYLGGANSPDPFNNILLAEFSK, from the coding sequence ATGAAAACACGTAGTCAAATTACATTTGCAAGTCTGGCCCTTTTAATAGCTGGAAGTTCCCTGTTATACACAACGCCAACCTCAATTGTAAAAGCAGAGCCTGCTCAAAATGTATCTAGTTCGTTACAAACAAGCACTGAGCGAGATCGTAATTCCGTCAAGCAAGCAATGCGAGATACATTGCAACTTGGAATCCCAGGGATACTTGCTAAAACTTCCGAGGGTGGAAAAACGTGGAGTTATGCCGCTGGGATAGCGGATCTGAGCACCAAGAAGCCAATGAAAACAGATTTTCGCTTTCGCATTGGCAGCGTGACGAAGACGTTCACCGCAACGGTTGTACTTCAATTAGCTGGAGAGAACCGCTTGAATCTAGACGACTCCATCGAAAAATGGTTGCCTGGTGTCATTCAAGGAAACGGATATGATGCTAAACAGATTACTATCCGGCAGATATTGAACCATACAAGTGGTATCGCTGAATACTCAAGGTCAAAAGACTTTGATCTTATGGATACAAAAAAATCGTATACGGCTGAAGAATTAGTAAAGATGGGGATTTCTCTTCCCCCAGACTTTGCCCCAGGAAAGGGCTGGTCTTATTCAAATACAGGATACGTATTACTGGGTATCCTTATTGAAAAAGTAACCGGAAACAGCTATGCGGAAGAGATTGAAAATCGGATTGTTGAACCACTTGAATTGTCGAATACATTCCTACCTGGCAATTCAAGCGTTATTCCAGGCACCAAGCATGCCCGTGGATATGTCCAACCAGACGGAGCAAGTGAGCTAAAAGACGTTACTTATTATAACCCAAGTATGGGTAGATCGGCTGGAGAGATGATTTCTACTGCTAGCGACTTGAACAAGTTCTTTTCTGCTCTGTTAGGTGGCAAATTACTGAAGGAAAATGAACAAAAACAAATGTTTACCTCAGTTCCTACAGGAGGGAAAGATTTCGGCGACGGATATGGTCTTGGGATTTATGAAACCAAGCTTCCAAACGGTGTTTCGGTTTGGGGACACGGAGGGAGCATTCCAGGGTTTTGCACCTTTGTGGGGGGAACACTTGGAGGTACGCATACGTTGTCAGTCAATATCAACTATTTGGGTGGGGCTAACAGTCCTGATCCTTTTAATAATATTTTACTTGCTGAATTTAGCAAGTAG
- a CDS encoding CGNR zinc finger domain-containing protein: MINNQVAPGELEIVRSFLNTWEIPNDTRKPLEHLNCEEDIKCFISKNFSGIRFSGKLEDVHRFRKDVRMSLEANNVDNLTKWLTSYPINISILDVDNIQYNAIKKHDFFSEILIIIVKSISLSQWKRLKACPDCKWVFYDNSRNGSKRWCGMYASEPKGRSCGTIAKVQRHRKKNKASSKV; this comes from the coding sequence TTGATTAATAATCAAGTAGCACCAGGGGAGCTAGAAATTGTCCGTAGTTTCCTAAATACTTGGGAGATTCCAAATGATACACGTAAACCATTAGAACATTTAAATTGTGAAGAAGATATTAAATGTTTTATATCAAAGAATTTTAGTGGTATTAGATTTTCTGGTAAGCTAGAGGATGTGCATCGATTTCGAAAAGATGTTCGCATGTCATTAGAAGCAAATAATGTTGATAATTTAACCAAGTGGTTAACAAGTTACCCTATAAATATATCTATTTTAGATGTTGATAATATTCAATATAATGCTATTAAAAAACATGACTTTTTTAGTGAAATTTTGATTATAATTGTTAAGAGCATCTCCTTAAGTCAGTGGAAGCGTCTTAAAGCATGTCCAGATTGCAAATGGGTTTTTTATGATAATTCTCGAAATGGAAGTAAGCGTTGGTGTGGGATGTATGCATCCGAACCAAAAGGGAGATCATGTGGTACCATAGCAAAAGTGCAACGACATCGAAAAAAGAATAAAGCTAGTTCAAAGGTATAG